In the genome of Trypanosoma brucei gambiense DAL972 chromosome 11, complete sequence, the window TAATACTTGTAATGTTTCGCTCCGACATCGATGGGACGAACTTTACGTGTCTGTGTGCACAAATACATGTATAAATAAGAAGTTgtagtaatatatatatatatatatatatgtgtgtgtgtgtggatggAGCGGGCATTGCCGCCTTGCGGGAGGTAATGAGCAGAAACGTGAAGGGGGTGCATGTGCCATTTAACATTAGAggtgtttatgttttttgttttttagtaGAGAGGAATCAATCCCCAAGGGGATATGGTATGCTGAAAGGGTTTAAAGGAAGATATTtaactaatatatatatatatatatatatatatatgctcaTAAGAGTATGTACGTGTGCCTAAATGGAGGGGATGTATAGCATCGATAATACGCGTTTACATCTGTGctaagggggaagggggcgAAAAGGCGGGAATGGTACCATAAAAATTACGGACCGGTGCGTGTTCGGTTTCTCGGGTTCATCGGCTTCCTTCTAGGAAAATGATTGAAAACAGACGAATTCGGCTTGTGCGTGTCGTGCCTACAGCCATTTTGTCCCGTCGCTgtttttcgtctttttttttgtgccatACCGCTTCTACTCCGGTCTGCCTTCGTTTTTTGTCGAAAATAAGTAGTATTTTAGCGGatttgattattatttttgctgctttctgtttttttcccacTTCATCACATGGCGTCCCTTATGCccgttattaatattatttcctttttttttcagcacTATTACTTCTTACGGCTGTCACCATGTGGTTTGATGATCGCTGTGGTACGTTTCAATCGAATTGGGTCTCagccttccttttcttccatttttatttgtttctcttccccGCCTTCTCACCTTCTTCTCAAATAGTTTTGGCTTTGGTGTTGAAGTGGGGAGTCACGGGTAAGCCGGTGGTGGTTGATGAATACGCACGCGGCCGCTGTTACGGTTGGGTCGGTGCTGTTTCAATGCGCCGAGTCACGTGTGTATGAATGCGATTTCTACAGTCACCCTGCCGTATGCAAATATCGGCTTCCAAAGCCTTACAGGCACCCTACATTGGATAAAAGGCTTCGTGAGCAGCGCTCTGTGCGTGAGGCAAGGGCATTGGTGAGATGTCAAAAGCAAGGGATCGCGGTGCCAGCGGTGTATGCCATCGACCGTGAGAGTTGCGCCATCGTAATGGAACGAATTATTGGGATGAGTGTACGGGACGTGCTTAATGAGGTGCAGCGGCCGTTGGAGGGCGCAGTGTCACCGGTGGCCGCCCGCGTGTTGGAAGGGATGGGTGAAGTGGTGGGGCTTCTGCACAATGCTCATATAATCCACGGGGATCTTACAACCTCAAACTTCATGTACCGAACGGCAACTGTGGCGGAGGGGAAGGCTGATAGTGCAGCATGTGGAGCCGCTCCACGTGATCGTCTCGTCGTGTTGGACTTTGGTTTAGTGATGGACAAAAATAGTGCGGAAGAGCGTGCAGTCGACTTGTATGTTCTTGAGCGGGCCATTAAATCGTCGCACCCGTCGCTCGAAGGCGTGGCTTCAGCGTTCATCTTAAACGGCTACCGTCGTACTGCAGATCCACATCAAGTGGAAGCGACTATCACACGTCTTGGGGCTGTGCGGGCGCGTGGTCGCAAGCGTAGTATGGTGGGATAGGCAATAATAGCATTTACTTGTCGTTGGCGGTGAcactccccttttttctcttcactaTTTTTGCGTTTCGTTTTTCCCACTTGGTTTACTTGTCAGGACCGATGGTGCCGTATGGGTCGCCCTTCTTACTTGGGTGGCGTTCGCATCGATGTGTGCTTCCGTATTTGCACGATGTTGAAGGGACGTGTCCGTTTCATATCTCTGCTTAATATTTGATTTACCTCTTCGACGCGGTTCCGCAGGCGGCACTACGCTCTACTTCCTGAGCTTGTTgattatcttctttttttacccttCGTAAACTTGGTGTAGGCGCTGCGGCACCCCGCAACCGCAGTTAACATTGGATTCGAAGACGTCCCAAATACAATAGGGAGGCTTggcagaaaagaagaaaagggagttaAGGAGGATAAGCTTCTTCACTTCGATATAGAACGCCATAGAAGCAAATGCACGCTGGCTCTCCAACGACGCCAGCCGCAACCCCCGTGCGTTCGAAACATCAGCCACTGTTGATGCCAGCTAGAAAGAGAGCCTTGTCGCCCATACCTCAAAGGCTGCAGCAACGCCCCTCATTCGGTGTCCCCTCACCGAAACGAAACATGTTGTTTCAACGAGTTAAAGCACAAGATGAGGCGAGCGTTTCGCTTCCTGATGAAACTATTCgagagcttcgcaatacccGAAGCCTATTTCTATGCTGCCGGAACCTTTTATCGTTCGGTCACATACAGTATCTGGAGCACATGACAAACCTTTCCTCACTGAATGTTCACATGAATGCCATCTCACGTTTGGAGTGTCTGTTTAATCTGCGAAACCTCGCTGAGCTCGACGTTAGTGCGAATGAATTGCGTGACGTTGATGAAGGTGCGTTTGTGGGCCTTTGTAAACTCAGGCGTCTCAATCTTTCCAGCAACTTTCTCACTTCGCTGAGCGGTTTCAAGCACCTTCCCGCCCTAGAATGGTTGTCCGTCAGCTTCAATGAATTGGAAGATCTTGGAGAAGTGCAGCAGCTTCCGTGCCCACAGAAGTTAGTCTACCTCGACGTCTGCGGGAACAAAATCCCCTCCGTTGCCAACCTAGTGAAACCACTGGGAAAGTGTTGCGACCTGGCGGAACTCCGTGTAGAGGTTCCACGAGCcgctcttcttcttcccacgACGCCACCCCAACTGCAGCTACGGGAGAATCCATTCTGTGCAACTGAGTCAAATTATGTGGAGCGCATTCTTTCAAAATTCAAGAGACTGAAAGTACTAAACGGCGTGCCATGCGGCTGTGATCTCACTGAGGATTTGCATGTATCATCCTATAGCGCTGCTGCGAGTGAAGGACCGTTAACCAAAGACAATGGAATTAGTGTACGCGAGTGCAAGTTACACCCAATAACCGCTGCAGATTCTCGCGATACAGCGTCGAGGGGTGAGTTGCGCGATGCAGGACACTGTCGGAAGGAGGTGGTAGGGGCTGCAGATACCAGCGGTGTTGCTGGTAACGAAGTGAGAAACAGCAACGACTGCGATGGTTCTGGAAGTTTTCTCAACGTCGTAGAGATTACCTGTTCATCAGAGGGCCTAACCTCCCCGGTGTGTGTCTCTCGGGGTGTTACCACCGACTTGTCGGTGCCCCCCCATAGGGTTATGCACCTTTCAAGTACGGATGACGTTGCCGCGCAAAAGGTTCTGGAAGATGATAACGCACACCTCAAGTTGAGTCTTAGGAGGTTGCAGGAACAATTGTCATTGCGCGTGGCACTTGAGGAGGATCTGCGTCGTAGTCTCGAGGAGGCTCGTCGCAACCATGCGTCCCTAGTTGAATCTTCCGAACTTGAGTCCAAGCGGTTCGGTCGGCAAATCGATGCACTGAAGGATGAATTGTCGCGGCGTGCTCAAGAATCCGGTGTGCTGGAGCGGCAGCACCGTGCCAACCTTGAGAAGCAAATGAAGAACCACAAAGCCGCTATGCGGGAGTTACGCCAACGAGAAGCTGTTCGGGCTGCCCAAGATCTGGAGGAAAAGCTTTCGCAGGTCCACAAAGAGGCTGATAAGCGGTCGGCTGAATTACAGGAGAGAGTTGATAGCACTCTCAAACAGAATGAGTGGCTTCAAAAAATGAACGTGCAGATCGAGGAGCGTGTGAAACAGCTTCAGGCCGAGTTTCTGTTGTGTGAGCAATCTGCCAAGCTTTGCGAAAAGCGTTACCTACTAATGTTGGAAGAATGTTCCTCTCGTCATGCGGTTGAAGTGGCTGCGCTTAACGCACTTGTGTCTAGTGGTGCGGCATACCTGCATCTGTGGCAACACCACGGGCGAATGCTGTTGGTGTCCCACAGCAACAACCAGCAGGAGTGGAAAGAATATACGAGTAAGCTGAAGAAGCACTACGAAGGGATAGTCACGCAGCTCCATGCCGCGCAGGCCGCACGAGGCACACATTTCGACGTTGCTTGTGACCCTATCGTAGTCAGCAACGAGAACCTTCGCATGGACGAAGAAGTGCCCAAGCTACAGGAGGCCCTGTCCCTTGCGCGTGAATCTGAACAATTGGTGTCCCGTGAGAATGTACGGTTGCTTTCGTGTGTGGCGGCGATGGAAAAAGAGTTGGCTGATTCGGTAAAGTTGATGCAGGAGCATCAAGCGTCTGCCCGTTCCGCGCAAGATGAGTTTACCCGGGAGCGTGATAACCTTCTTCGCACACTACACAATCTACGGGACACAATTCGTAAGAAAGATACAGCATACGACGAGCTGGAAGCTGAAGCGGAAGCCAAGATCGATGAAAAGAGGGCCATCATCGCCAAACTGGAGGCTCGGCTTGAAGAAGCCAGGGAGTCGGCGGAATGTCAGCGGGAGGAGGCGGCGAAACTTCTTCGTGTAGAGGAGGAGCTGCGGCGTGTCAAAGCTGAGTTCAGTGCAATCGAAAAGGATGCTTCACTACAAACTACTACCCAGCAGCCTCAGCTCAAGGAGTTGATGGATGCGCTCGACGACAGCAAGCGGAAACTGGCCACTTTGGCTGCTCGTGAACATCAACAGTCTGTGAAGCTCGcgcgtgcagcggaagcccTAATGCTCGTTCGTGGGCAACTCGTACGGTTGGATGAGGTAAACACTTCTTTAACCAATGAACTTAGTGAACGTGAGGCTGCTTTGCGCGCAGCAACAACTGAAAATAGACACCTTCAACAGCAGTTGCAAGAGATACAGGAGACTGAGCGAGCCCGGCACCGAGCAGCTTTGCAAACCCTATCCCAATTGATGGTGGGGGGTATTGAAGGTGCAACAAGGGCCTAGtcgtcatcttttttttttttttgggagggGAGCACGGCACGCTTGAACATGAATTACCTCTAGTGCGTTGCGGGACAAGTGGGCGCGCTTATGAGAATCGCATTCCTCCACTCGGCCATATAAGCGCCCTAACGCAACCGTAACCAACGACAGACGGGTATGTTGGGGAACTGTTTTCACGAGGCGACCGGCTACATGGTTCTGCGGTAATGGAgtttggggggaggggattgCACATTGTATGTTGAAGTAGTTTTTCTGTTGGGCCCTGTTGCAGACAGCGCcagaaaagtgaagggaTGGGCATGTTTTTTGCAGGATTATTttacaaaacaaagagagacAGGAAGTGGTGTGCGAGGGTTAGCGTCAATTGGGTAAGTTTCCTGTATTTGCTTTCCATTGTTATTGTAACTCAGCACcctttgaatttttttgttttagtctTTGTGGTCTGCAGGCTCAAGGagcgaaggaaggaaggaaggaagttcGCTGTGAGGAGTTGGTAACCCTATAGGCCAACCacgagggaaagaaggggaaggaattGTTAAGTGTGTGGCTTTGTAGGGGGTAGATGGTGGTTAGTCTGAGGAGGTTTCACTCATATGCCAATAGCAGTAGGGGCGGTGCCACCACGTGCTTGATTacgggaggggggaaggggcaTTTTGCTCTAACTGTGTCAACCCGTGGTCGCTTTTATCGTCCGTTGGTGGACGACGGAATTAATTTGTGGCGTCGGCGCATGGGTCGAATCCACAAGGGTTGGAGGACATGGGAATACCAGCACACACGACCTGATCCACGGCCTTTCCCAGATCCACCGGTGAATGATTACTTTGGTCGGAGCCGCATTTGGAACCCGATTGCATGCAAGTTAGGCTACGTAAGGAAGAAGGCTGATGAATGGGGTTGGCCCAACAAGCCACCGCCGCCGACTGGGTTGAGGCACTCGCAAGagtttttccctttcttttttgagagGTATTTTCCGGATGCGGAGGTCCGTTTGTTGCTTGATAGTGTCCTAAACAACGAAACAAAGCGGCCTGTTTTTCAGATTCCGTGCAGCATGTCCAAGGTAGAACTTGTCAACTACCTCAAAAACATTTACGGTATAGACAACGTTGTTCGTGTAGAGGTGCGGAATCGACGTGGTCGCCGATACAAAAACGAAGTGGGTGAGATCAAGATGATGGACGACTACAAAGTCGCCGTCGTGGAGCTTGACACACCGGTTTCTGTTGAGCTGAAGCAAATAAAGGGAACGGAGGACACGTCCGATAATAGGCCCCAGGAACGAATCACTCAATGAGGGGGGTTTCTGGAGGCAGCGTGAagtgagaaggaagggagggagcTGGGGTAGCTGACGTTTATTTATGGGTTGCACGTGAGTTTGATGCCAAGCAGCgtgcatcttttttttttctttcttgtatTAGTTGCGAGCAGAAGGAGTGGGCCGCGACAGCACTAACCCATTTGGTTCAACTCCTTGTTTTTCAAATACTGCAgtcatttccattttttctcttgtcgCACGTCGATGGGATCACATTTCAATCGGCACTACTATTCACCCGTCCCATAATGTTCTTTTGGTAGTGTTTCGCAACCATATATGCGGGTTGTAACTCTAAGTTGGTGAGGTCTTGCAGAGGGATGTGGAGTACTGCTATTGATAAAGGTTACGGGGTTTGGCGAATAACAAAGCTTACTGATATgatattttttcttcgtacTTCGGGTCCTCCGTCGGGTGTGTCCGTGTGACAGGAACCCATATGCGTCGCGTGTcgtatttttcttctgcatccTCTGTTGTCGATGGGCGTCAACCCGTGGAGGAGCGGCTGCACCAGGATCGTTGCTAATTTAGTTGGATGTGGAGGTAACCGGTGGAAATTTGGTGCAATTGTGTTCCTGGTGGCGAGTGCGCTGTTGAACTGAATTGCGGTCACGACATTAGGGGATTGTGATCCCAAGCAAGGTTGGTACGTTTCCACCTTTCTTGTTTACGTACTTCCCCCGTTTCTCTTTTGGAcgttacgttttttttttttcgactgACCGATGTTACTTTGTTTTATGCCAAGCTACACGTATGGgggacttcttttttcccctgtatTGTGCTCTACTGCGCGTGCAGCTAGCATGTGTCACCCGCATGTCTGCACCTCTTTGCACTACGCCACTGCTCTTTTACTTACCTTGCCGTCACTCAACTCTTctttaccccctttttttttctttattgctttccttccttccttccttcgctGCGCCTGCGCACTTCTTGTGTTTCATATTTACGCAAGTTGTCGTTGAAACCACCTATACCTATACTATTTCGCATAAGATGTCATACAGGCCCCACCA includes:
- a CDS encoding protein kinase, putative produces the protein MNTHAAAVTVGSVLFQCAESRVYECDFYSHPAVCKYRLPKPYRHPTLDKRLREQRSVREARALVRCQKQGIAVPAVYAIDRESCAIVMERIIGMSVRDVLNEVQRPLEGAVSPVAARVLEGMGEVVGLLHNAHIIHGDLTTSNFMYRTATVAEGKADSAACGAAPRDRLVVLDFGLVMDKNSAEERAVDLYVLERAIKSSHPSLEGVASAFILNGYRRTADPHQVEATITRLGAVRARGRKRSMVG